The Miscanthus floridulus cultivar M001 chromosome 17, ASM1932011v1, whole genome shotgun sequence genome has a window encoding:
- the LOC136515755 gene encoding protein BONZAI 3-like: MGGCFSLDGDVHGGMEAVGGGGAAGRAERPGRLFLPDARPPRPLYTPIELSFSASKLRNLDAFSKVKPSILKYDLQKTPTNCYCFSTHGRFRIYDVDTKYHNTPVKMLNLSQQDFLGEACCNLSEIVTKFNHSLTLNLRSDCGHGLHGTITVHAEESDSSRMAVEMTLHCVNLENKDVFSKSDPFLRISKVVETAGPIPICKTEVVPDNLNPVWRPITLTSQQYGSKVHS; this comes from the exons ATGGGAGGGTGCTTCTCCTTGGACGGCGACGTGCACGGCGGCATGGaggccgtcggcggcggcggcgcagcagggcgGGCCGAACGACCCGGTCGACTATTTCTTCCAGACGCGCGGCCTCCGCGGCCTCTCTACACGCCCATCGAG CTGTCATTTTCAGCATCGAAGTTGCGGAATTTAGATGCCTTTTCAAAGGTGAAACCTAGCATTCTCAA ATATGACTTGCAGAAAACTCCTACTAACTGCTACTGTTTTTCAACTCATGGTAGATTCAGGATATATGATGTTGACACAAAGTACCACAACACCCCAGTGAAG ATGTTGAATTTGTCTCAGCAAGATTTTCTGGGGGAAGCGTGCTGCAACTTATCAGAG ATTGTAACAAAATTTAACCACAGCCTGACGTTGAATCTTCGGAGTGATTGTGGACATGGACTTCATGGAACAATCACAGTACACGCTGAGGAAAGTGACTCCTCTAGAATGGCAGTTGAGATGACTCTGCATTGCGTGAACTTGGAAAACAAAGATGTGTTCTCCAAAAGT GATCCCTTCTTAAGAATATCTAAAGTGGTAGAGACTGCTGGTCCCATACCTATCTGCAAAACGGAAGTAGTACCTGACAACTTGAACCCTGTTTGGAGGCCAATCACTTTAACATCACAGCAGTATGGAAGCAAG GTGCACTCCTAA
- the LOC136516370 gene encoding elongation factor 1-alpha-like — translation MGKEKSHINIVVIGHVDSGKSTTTGHLIYKLGGIDKRVIERFEKEAAEMNKRSFKYAWVLDKLKAERERGITIDIALWKFETTKYYCTVIDAPGHRDFIKNMITGTSQADCAVLIIDSTTGGFEAGISKDGQTREHALLAFTLGVKQMICCCNKMDATTPKYSKARYDEIVKEVSSYLKKVGYNPDKIAFVPISGFEGDNMIERSTNLDWYKGPTLLDALDQITEPKRPSDKPLRLPLQDVYKIGGIGTVPVGRVETGVIKPGMVVTFGPTGLTTEVKSVEMHHEALQEALPGDNVGFNVKNVAVKDLKRGFVASNSKDDPAKEAASFTSQVIIMNHPGQIGNGYAPVLDCHTSHIAVKFAELITKIDRRSGKELEKEPKFLKNGDAGMVKMIPTKPMVVETFSEYPPLGRFAVRDMRQTVAVGVIKSVEKKDPTGAKVTKAAAKKK, via the exons ATGGGTAAGGAGAAGTCCCACATCAACATTGTGGTTATTGGCCACGTCGACTCTGGCAAGTCGACCACCACGGGCCACCTGATCTACAAGCTTGGAGGCATTGACAAGCGTGTGATCGAGAGGTTCGAGAAGGAGGCCGCTGAAATGAACAAGCGGTCCTTCAAATACGCTTGGGTGCTCGACAAGCTCAAGGCTGAGCGTGAGAGAGGTATCACCATTGATATCGCTCTGTGGAAGTTTGAGACCACCAAGTACTACTGCACTGTCATTGATGCCCCTGGACATCGTGACTTCATCAAGAACATGATCACCGGTACCTCCCAGGCTGACTGTGCCGTCCTTATCATTGACTCCACCACTGGTGGTTTTGAGGCTGGTATCTCCAAGGATGGCCAGACCCGTGAGCATGCTCTCCTTGCTTTCACCCTTGGAGTGAAGCAGATGATTTGCTGCTGCAACAAG ATGGATGCGACCACTCCCAAGTACTCCAAGGCCCGTTATGATGAGATTGTGAAGGAAGTCTCATCCTACCTCAAGAAGGTTGGATACAACCCTGACAAGATTGCTTTCGTCCCAATCTCTGGTTTTGAGGGTGACAACATGATTGAGAGGTCCACCAACCTTGACTGGTACAAGGGCCCAACCCTGCTTGACGCTCTTGACCAGATCACCGAGCCCAAGAGGCCATCAGACAAGCCTCTGCGTCTGCCCCTCCAGGATGTGTACAAGATTGGTGGTATTGGAACTGTCCCGGTTGGTCGTGTGGAGACTGGTGTCATCAAGCCTGGTATGGTTGTCACCTTCGGTCCAACTGGCCTGACCACTGAGGTGAAGTCTGTAGAGATGCACCACGAGGCTCTCCAGGAGGCCCTTCCTGGTGACAATGTTGGCTTCAACGTGAAGAACGTGGCTGTGAAGGATCTCAAGCGTGGGTTTGTGGCCTCCAACTCCAAGGATGACCCTGCCAAGGAGGCTGCCAGCTTCACCTCCCAGGTCATCATCATGAACCACCCTGGGCAGATCGGCAACGGCTATGCCCCAGTGCTGGACTGCCACACCTCCCACATTGCTGTCAAGTTTGCTGAGCTCATTACCAAGATCGACAGGCGGTCTGGCAAGGAGCTTGAGAAGGAGCCCAAGTTCCTGAAGAACGGTGATGCTGGTATGGTGAAGATGATTCCCACCAAgcccatggtggtggagacattCTCCGAGTATCCTCCCCTGGGTAGGTTTGCTGTCCGCGACATGAGGCAGACGGTTGCTGTTGGAGTCATCAAGAGtgtggagaagaaggacccgaccgGCGCCAAGGTGACCAAGGCTGCCGCCAAGAAGAAATGA
- the LOC136516568 gene encoding elongation factor 1-alpha-like — MGKEKSHINIVVIGHVDSGKSTTTGHLIYKLGGIDKRVIERFEKEAAEMNKRSFKYAWVLDKLKAERERGITIDIALWKFETTKYYCTVIDAPGHRDFIKNMITGTSQADCAVLIIDSTTGGFEAGISKDGQTREHALLAFTLGVKQMICCCNKMDATTPKYSKARYDEIVKEVSSYLKKVGYNPDKIAFVPISGFEGDNMIERSTNLDWYKGPTLLDALDQITEPKRPSDKPLRLPLQDVYKIGGIGTVPVGRVETGVIKPGMVVTFGPTGLTTEVKSVEMHHEALQEALPGDNVGFNVKNVAVKDLKRGFVASNSKDDPAKEAASFTSQVIIMNHPGQIGNGYAPVLDCHTSHIAVKFAELITKIDRRSGKELEKEPKFLKNGDAGMVKMIPTKPMVVETFSEYPPLGRFAVRDMRQTVAVGVIKSVEKKDPTGAKVTKAAAKKK, encoded by the exons ATGGGTAAGGAGAAGTCCCACATCAACATTGTGGTTATTGGCCACGTCGACTCTGGCAAGTCGACCACCACCGGCCACCTGATCTACAAGCTTGGAGGCATTGACAAGCGTGTGATCGAGAGGTTCGAGAAGGAGGCCGCTGAAATGAACAAGCGGTCCTTCAAATACGCTTGGGTGCTCGACAAGCTCAAGGCTGAGCGTGAGAGAGGTATCACCATTGATATCGCTCTGTGGAAGTTCGAGACCACCAAGTACTACTGCACGGTCATTGATGCCCCTGGACACCGTGACTTCATCAAGAACATGATCACTGGTACCTCCCAGGCTGACTGTGCTGTCCTTATCATTGACTCCACCACTGGTGGTTTTGAGGCTGGTATCTCCAAGGATGGCCAGACCCGTGAGCATGCTCTCCTTGCTTTCACCCTTGGAGTGAAACAGATGATTTGCTGCTGCAACAAG ATGGATGCGACCACTCCCAAGTACTCCAAGGCCCGTTATGATGAGATTGTGAAGGAAGTCTCATCCTACCTCAAGAAGGTTGGATACAACCCTGACAAGATTGCTTTCGTCCCAATCTCTGGTTTTGAGGGTGACAACATGATTGAGAGGTCCACCAACCTTGACTGGTACAAGGGCCCAACCCTGCTTGACGCTCTTGACCAGATCACCGAGCCCAAGAGGCCATCAGACAAGCCTCTGCGTCTGCCCCTCCAGGATGTGTACAAGATTGGTGGTATTGGAACTGTCCCGGTTGGTCGTGTGGAGACTGGTGTCATCAAGCCTGGTATGGTTGTCACCTTCGGTCCAACTGGCCTGACCACTGAGGTGAAGTCTGTAGAGATGCACCACGAGGCTCTCCAGGAGGCCCTTCCTGGTGACAATGTTGGCTTCAACGTGAAGAACGTGGCTGTGAAGGATCTCAAGCGTGGGTTTGTGGCCTCCAACTCCAAGGATGACCCTGCCAAGGAGGCTGCCAGCTTCACCTCCCAGGTCATCATCATGAACCACCCTGGGCAGATCGGCAACGGCTATGCCCCAGTGCTGGACTGCCACACCTCCCACATTGCTGTTAAGTTTGCTGAGCTCATAACCAAGATCGATAGGCGGTCTGGCAAGGAGCTTGAGAAGGAGCCCAAGTTCCTGAAGAACGGTGATGCTGGTATGGTGAAGATGATTCCCACCAAGCCCATGGTGGTCGAGACCTTCTCTGAGTATCCTCCTCTGGGTCGTTTTGCTGTCCGAGACATGAGGCAGACCGTTGCTGTTGGAGTCATCAAGAGCGTGGAGAAGAAGGATCCTACTGGTGCCAAGGTGACCAAGGCTGCAGCAAAGAAGAAATGA